One window from the genome of Castellaniella sp. MT123 encodes:
- the mltG gene encoding endolytic transglycosylase MltG has product MKKLLRLSLWLLIVCLTLLAVGIGGAAWWGWKRPVPMTSPVIDYLIDTGSTPRQIAQAMQAAGIDLDPEGFVWLARLSGRDKLLKAGAYEARTGDTPWLLLERMANGDMTQTRLTFPEGRTFDQMRAALNADPKVRHDTLGMDDAAVARRLGLDTDTPEGLFYPDTYVFGPGTSDLDILRRAAQAGHQVLDRLWAQRDADLPLTTPYQALILASIIEKETGHGSDRARIAGVFINRLRIGMPLQTDPAVIYGLGADYQGRLRKKDLEQDTPWNTYTRPGLPPTPIANPGKAALMAAIHPEKHDFLYFVSRGDGTSEFSKDLSAHNRAVGKYILKRN; this is encoded by the coding sequence ATGAAAAAGCTATTACGATTGTCCCTCTGGCTGCTGATCGTGTGCCTGACGCTGCTGGCCGTCGGCATCGGCGGCGCGGCCTGGTGGGGCTGGAAAAGGCCGGTTCCCATGACCAGCCCGGTGATCGATTACCTGATCGACACAGGCAGCACGCCACGACAGATCGCGCAGGCCATGCAGGCTGCCGGTATCGATCTGGATCCGGAAGGTTTCGTCTGGCTTGCGCGCCTGAGCGGCCGCGACAAGTTGCTGAAGGCTGGCGCCTACGAGGCGCGTACCGGCGATACGCCTTGGCTGCTGCTCGAGCGCATGGCCAATGGCGACATGACCCAGACGCGGTTAACCTTCCCGGAAGGCCGAACCTTCGACCAGATGCGTGCCGCGCTGAATGCCGACCCGAAGGTGCGCCACGACACACTGGGTATGGACGATGCGGCTGTCGCCAGACGTCTGGGTCTGGACACCGACACGCCCGAAGGCCTGTTCTACCCTGACACCTACGTTTTCGGCCCCGGCACGTCGGACCTGGACATCCTGCGCCGGGCGGCGCAGGCAGGCCATCAGGTGCTCGATCGCCTCTGGGCGCAACGAGACGCGGACCTGCCGTTGACGACGCCCTACCAGGCCCTGATCCTGGCCTCGATCATCGAAAAGGAAACCGGGCACGGCAGCGATCGCGCCCGGATCGCCGGGGTTTTCATCAACCGTCTGCGCATCGGCATGCCCCTGCAGACCGACCCGGCTGTCATCTACGGCCTGGGTGCGGACTACCAGGGACGCCTGCGCAAGAAAGACCTGGAGCAGGACACGCCCTGGAACACCTATACTCGCCCAGGCCTGCCGCCCACACCCATCGCCAATCCCGGCAAGGCGGCGCTGATGGCGGCGATCCACCCGGAAAAACACGATTTCCTGTATTTCGTGTCGCGTGGCGACGGCACCAGCGAATTTTCGAAGGATCTGTCGGCGCACAATCGCGCGGTGGGCAAATACATCCTGAAGCGCAACTGA
- a CDS encoding folate-binding protein gives MSISAVEGHWPLADMALIHLQGPDAIGFLHGQLTNAVQGLPADRAHPAGYCTAQGRLLANGMIWSSGTDAVCFMVSRDLAEGVLRRLRLFVLRAKVTLSLDDSRVIHGVWGGGVPAALHTLPAWSRRDLDGATWIVAPHSTVDMPAAWRISAVSDSLNDAAGTPLLGAQAVVVTDTDDEAWANDSAAAWRAARLASGWPWIRAASQDVFLPSALDMDINGGIDFKKGCYPGQEVIARSHYRGTVKRRMAYGMAPWPADRPAPVATADLYAAGDTAGRPVGRIIESAVHQGQLHVAAEITLTDWPAMRYAVGSPDGAELAMNPPRGLEPA, from the coding sequence ATGAGCATCTCCGCCGTCGAAGGACACTGGCCTCTGGCCGATATGGCCCTCATCCACCTGCAAGGGCCGGACGCGATCGGCTTCCTGCATGGCCAGTTGACGAACGCGGTCCAGGGGCTGCCCGCCGATCGGGCGCACCCGGCTGGCTATTGCACCGCTCAGGGTCGGCTGCTGGCCAACGGCATGATCTGGTCGTCCGGGACGGATGCCGTTTGCTTCATGGTGTCGCGGGACCTGGCCGAAGGCGTGTTGCGCCGGCTGCGCCTGTTCGTGCTGCGCGCCAAGGTCACTCTGTCCCTGGACGATTCCCGTGTCATTCATGGGGTCTGGGGGGGCGGCGTGCCCGCCGCCCTGCATACCCTGCCCGCCTGGTCGCGGCGTGATCTGGATGGGGCCACCTGGATCGTGGCGCCCCATTCGACCGTCGACATGCCCGCCGCGTGGCGCATCAGCGCTGTCTCTGATTCCCTAAACGATGCAGCTGGCACGCCGCTGCTGGGTGCGCAGGCGGTTGTCGTGACCGATACTGACGACGAAGCCTGGGCCAACGATAGCGCGGCCGCCTGGCGCGCCGCCCGGCTGGCCAGCGGCTGGCCCTGGATCCGGGCAGCCAGTCAGGACGTCTTTCTGCCCAGCGCACTGGACATGGACATCAACGGCGGTATCGACTTCAAAAAAGGCTGCTATCCGGGGCAGGAAGTGATCGCCCGCAGCCACTACCGGGGCACCGTAAAGCGCCGCATGGCCTATGGCATGGCGCCATGGCCCGCCGACAGGCCTGCGCCAGTAGCCACGGCCGACCTGTACGCCGCCGGTGATACCGCCGGCCGGCCGGTGGGGCGCATCATCGAATCAGCGGTTCACCAGGGGCAACTGCACGTTGCAGCGGAAATCACGCTGACGGACTGGCCGGCCATGCGCTACGCGGTCGGGTCGCCCGACGGGGCCGAACTGGCCATGAATCCGCCGCGCGGTCTGGAACCCGCCTGA
- a CDS encoding enoyl-CoA hydratase/isomerase family protein yields the protein MSSNPATTPEPQAQDPVLFTEVPSGRGRRIGLAMLNSPQTLNGLSLPMCRLLDERLQAWADDDRIVAVVLRGAGDKAFCAGGDLHNLYRSMLDSPAGDAWANVQARTFFETEYRLDYQIHRYAKPVLCWGSGIVMGGGVGLMLGASHRLVTPTTRFAMPEVTIGLYPDVAGTWMLSRLPRGIGEFLAFTGAQLGAADCLHYGMADRMCDADGFDALMVALGAVDWADQAANHAAQVDVVLDDLQIAAPEPGPLQRHASRIREACGRADFLRIGADIAVWKRDADPWLARAATTFLAGSPGSARLSFTLLNRARRQSLADVFRMEYIASLHCCAEPDFREGIRALLIDKDKSPRWRPATLEQASPDWVRRFLAQPWPAGQVHPLADLGT from the coding sequence ATGAGTTCAAACCCTGCCACGACACCGGAGCCGCAAGCGCAGGACCCGGTTTTGTTCACGGAAGTACCCTCGGGGCGGGGGCGTCGCATCGGGCTGGCGATGCTGAACAGCCCGCAGACGCTCAACGGCCTGTCGCTGCCTATGTGCCGGCTACTGGACGAGCGCCTGCAAGCCTGGGCCGACGATGACCGCATCGTCGCCGTGGTGCTGCGCGGTGCGGGTGACAAGGCCTTCTGCGCCGGTGGCGATCTGCACAACCTCTACCGCAGCATGCTGGATAGCCCGGCGGGCGATGCCTGGGCCAATGTGCAGGCCCGGACCTTCTTTGAAACCGAATATCGGCTGGATTACCAGATCCATCGTTACGCGAAACCAGTCCTGTGCTGGGGCAGCGGCATCGTGATGGGCGGCGGGGTCGGGCTGATGCTGGGCGCCAGCCACCGTCTGGTGACGCCGACGACCCGCTTTGCCATGCCCGAGGTCACGATCGGCCTGTACCCGGACGTCGCGGGGACCTGGATGTTGAGCCGCTTGCCGCGCGGTATCGGCGAGTTCCTGGCGTTCACGGGCGCCCAACTGGGGGCCGCCGACTGCCTGCATTACGGGATGGCGGACCGGATGTGCGATGCGGATGGGTTTGACGCGCTGATGGTGGCGCTGGGCGCGGTGGACTGGGCCGACCAGGCGGCCAACCATGCCGCTCAGGTGGATGTGGTGCTGGATGACCTTCAGATTGCGGCGCCGGAACCGGGGCCCCTGCAGCGCCACGCCAGCCGGATCCGCGAGGCTTGCGGCCGCGCGGATTTCCTGCGGATCGGCGCCGACATCGCGGTCTGGAAGCGCGATGCCGACCCCTGGCTGGCGCGGGCGGCCACGACTTTCCTGGCGGGGTCGCCGGGTTCGGCACGACTCAGTTTTACCCTGCTGAACCGCGCGCGGCGTCAGTCTCTGGCCGATGTCTTTCGCATGGAATACATCGCCTCGCTGCATTGTTGCGCCGAGCCCGATTTTCGTGAAGGCATCCGGGCGTTGCTGATCGACAAGGACAAATCCCCGCGCTGGCGGCCCGCCACCCTGGAGCAGGCCTCGCCGGATTGGGTGAGGCGCTTTCTCGCGCAACCCTGGCCGGCCGGACAGGTCCACCCGCTGGCGGATCTCGGGACCTGA
- the mmsB gene encoding 3-hydroxyisobutyrate dehydrogenase, with the protein MSSKIGFIGLGHMGGPMAQNLLKAGHSLKVFDLMPEALKAAIQAGATAVSSAAEAVAGVDLVVTMLPASRHVEGLYLGKGGLLESIAKGTLVLECSTIAPESARKVSKAAAEHGIPMLDAPVSGGTAGAAAGTLTFIVGGATADLQAAMPYLQVMGKNIFHAGEAGAGQVAKICNNMLLGIQMAGTAEALALGVANGLDPKTLSDIIAKSSGRNWATELYNPWPGVMANAPASHDYEGGFGVDLMLKDLGLAAEASMQTRATTPLGELARNLYALHSTQGNGKLDFSSILKLYHQPRKS; encoded by the coding sequence ATGAGCAGCAAGATCGGTTTCATTGGTCTGGGCCACATGGGCGGCCCGATGGCGCAAAATTTGCTGAAGGCCGGCCACTCCCTGAAGGTCTTTGACCTGATGCCCGAGGCCCTGAAGGCGGCCATCCAGGCCGGCGCCACGGCAGTGTCGTCGGCGGCCGAGGCGGTGGCGGGCGTCGATCTGGTGGTGACGATGCTGCCGGCCAGCCGCCACGTCGAAGGCTTGTACCTGGGCAAGGGCGGTCTGCTGGAATCCATCGCCAAGGGCACGCTGGTGCTGGAATGCAGTACGATCGCGCCCGAATCCGCCCGCAAGGTTTCGAAGGCTGCGGCCGAACACGGCATCCCCATGCTGGACGCGCCGGTATCGGGCGGCACCGCCGGGGCGGCGGCGGGCACGCTGACCTTCATCGTCGGCGGGGCCACGGCGGACCTGCAGGCCGCCATGCCGTATCTGCAGGTGATGGGCAAGAACATCTTTCACGCCGGCGAGGCCGGGGCGGGGCAGGTCGCCAAGATCTGCAACAACATGCTGCTGGGCATCCAGATGGCGGGCACCGCCGAGGCGCTGGCACTGGGCGTGGCCAATGGCCTGGACCCCAAGACTCTGTCGGATATCATCGCCAAAAGTTCGGGGCGCAATTGGGCGACCGAACTGTACAACCCGTGGCCGGGCGTCATGGCCAATGCGCCGGCCTCGCACGACTACGAGGGTGGCTTTGGTGTGGACCTGATGCTCAAGGACCTGGGGCTCGCGGCCGAGGCCTCGATGCAGACGCGGGCGACGACGCCGCTGGGCGAGCTGGCACGCAATCTATACGCGCTGCACAGCACCCAGGGCAACGGCAAGCTGGATTTCTCCAGCATCCTGAAGCTGTATCACCAGCCGCGCAAATCCTGA